A portion of the Acidisarcina polymorpha genome contains these proteins:
- a CDS encoding TonB-dependent receptor: protein MLFLGLVQLNRASGQQSGSINGAVTDQSGGAIPGAQVTLTKSGQGTATTTTSNSGGEYSFPALDAGTYSLQVTVPGYEKFTANGIVLRVSRNERVDAKLVVGAVSSEVQVSGSDLGTVQTESPEISFTITGKQITQLVLNGRNFSQLVTLSPGVINQTGQDEGETGVAGSIAYSINGGRTEYNNWEIDGSSLMDNGSNTTLNVYPNVDAIAETEVLTSNYGAQYGRNASGTVLSQTKSGTEHFHGDVFEFLRNDAFNARNYFQTSVPTYKKHDYGFTIGGPIFIPKLYHPAQPKTFFFYSQEFRHENVPGQVFNQQVPSNAERTGDFSDLCPAPGSAVDATDFPNCPVNPTTGAYYANNQVPIDPNGAALLVLIPAGNVGSGTSSFFQSSPSQLTTNREELFRVDQVVNEKLRGFFRFIYDSWSTVSNPPTFQSSSFPTVQNSFAGPGIDMVANLTYTASPSLVNEFVADYTSDHITLLNTTPGIGRQDFTGQGFFNNGYGGVLPWISVSGGTAYGSGFNANTGYFPWKNSNPTYTYRDNLTKTYKDHTFITGASFIAAQKNEPAVGNNNGVPVQGVYSFSTSSSVTTGNPFADLLAGQVGSFTQTSDQPKYYNRYKIFEPYFQDNWRVNQKLTLNLGLRISLFGTYEDISNQSGNFEAAAWNSAAAPQVSPVDGSIVPGSGNIFNGIVQCGVNGVYAGCMSGHLFNPAPRVGFAYDVFGNGKLAVRGGYGIFFEHTNGNESNSEYLEGTAPLVQTPVRSNFTSYNATGGTITQFPLSFIAIPTHAVWPYVQQYNLAVQGELPGHTTMQVAYVGSLGRKLPMRHEYNQLQPIPLSENPYGPGQVISAADCSSLALDNTGNYTGTANGQVVSGDVANHLAIACGNTPDPYRPFVGISGITHSENIAQSQYDALQIGVSHYFGRLNGSLAYTYGHSIDDASDGGAGIEVPNAYNPQMSLASSNFDETHVLEASLVYDLPFFTKPGLLHSTLGGWQISDLTGFQTGTPFSVTNSVNADNAGTGNSVTSVQSYPDVIGNIHGPAAIRHPAGQLGPRLYNSDAYAPPQGLTYGDAGRNILRLPHRTNFDMGLFKNFAVHEDMHFEFRAEAFNIFNHTQFSAINTTACYGAANCAGDSFLTASAAHNARILQLAGKFVF, encoded by the coding sequence TTGCTGTTTCTGGGTCTCGTTCAATTGAACCGCGCGTCGGGCCAGCAGTCCGGATCGATCAATGGCGCAGTCACCGACCAGAGCGGCGGCGCAATCCCAGGCGCGCAGGTGACGCTTACCAAGTCGGGACAAGGCACAGCAACCACCACCACGTCCAATAGCGGCGGGGAATATTCCTTCCCGGCGCTGGATGCCGGCACGTACAGCCTGCAAGTAACCGTTCCTGGTTACGAGAAGTTCACGGCGAACGGCATAGTCTTGCGCGTCTCCCGCAACGAAAGAGTGGACGCGAAGCTAGTGGTTGGCGCGGTGTCCTCCGAAGTTCAGGTGAGCGGCAGCGATCTCGGCACTGTACAGACCGAGTCTCCCGAGATATCGTTCACCATCACGGGCAAACAGATTACGCAGCTTGTCCTCAATGGTCGTAATTTCAGCCAACTCGTCACCCTGTCTCCTGGCGTCATCAATCAAACCGGGCAGGATGAAGGGGAGACCGGCGTCGCCGGCAGTATCGCCTATAGCATCAACGGCGGCCGGACGGAGTACAACAACTGGGAGATCGACGGCTCGAGTCTCATGGACAACGGCAGCAACACCACGCTCAATGTCTATCCCAATGTTGACGCGATCGCTGAGACCGAAGTGCTGACCTCGAACTATGGTGCGCAGTATGGCCGCAATGCCTCCGGGACGGTTCTCTCGCAGACGAAGTCCGGTACTGAGCACTTCCATGGTGATGTCTTCGAATTTCTGCGGAACGACGCCTTCAACGCTCGTAATTATTTCCAAACATCGGTACCCACCTACAAGAAGCATGATTACGGGTTTACCATCGGCGGTCCCATCTTCATCCCTAAGCTCTACCATCCTGCGCAGCCAAAGACTTTCTTCTTCTACTCGCAGGAATTTCGCCATGAGAACGTTCCCGGGCAGGTCTTCAACCAGCAAGTCCCCTCAAATGCGGAACGCACTGGCGACTTCTCCGACCTCTGCCCGGCCCCGGGAAGTGCGGTGGACGCTACAGACTTCCCCAATTGCCCGGTCAACCCGACAACGGGCGCGTACTACGCCAATAATCAAGTTCCGATTGATCCAAATGGCGCCGCGCTGTTGGTCCTCATCCCCGCAGGAAATGTCGGCTCCGGGACCTCTTCGTTCTTCCAGTCTTCTCCATCGCAGCTCACCACCAATCGCGAAGAACTCTTCCGCGTCGACCAGGTGGTCAATGAGAAGCTTCGCGGCTTCTTCCGCTTCATCTATGATTCCTGGTCAACGGTCAGCAATCCACCCACCTTCCAATCCAGTTCCTTTCCTACCGTGCAGAATAGTTTCGCCGGCCCCGGCATCGATATGGTGGCAAATCTGACTTACACCGCTTCCCCTTCGCTGGTGAATGAATTCGTTGCCGATTACACCTCTGACCACATTACCCTGCTCAACACCACGCCGGGTATCGGACGGCAAGACTTCACTGGTCAGGGCTTCTTCAATAACGGCTATGGCGGGGTTCTACCGTGGATCAGCGTCAGCGGCGGAACAGCCTACGGGAGCGGGTTTAATGCGAACACCGGGTACTTCCCGTGGAAAAACTCGAACCCCACCTATACCTACCGCGACAATCTAACTAAAACGTATAAAGACCACACCTTCATCACCGGCGCCTCCTTCATAGCCGCACAGAAGAATGAGCCCGCGGTGGGCAACAACAACGGGGTTCCCGTCCAGGGGGTCTATAGTTTCAGCACCTCTTCTTCCGTCACTACCGGCAACCCATTCGCCGATTTGCTGGCCGGCCAGGTCGGGTCGTTTACGCAAACTTCAGACCAACCGAAGTACTACAACCGGTACAAGATCTTCGAGCCTTACTTTCAAGACAACTGGCGGGTGAACCAAAAGTTGACGCTGAACCTGGGACTGCGGATTAGTCTCTTCGGGACCTACGAAGATATCAGCAACCAGTCTGGCAACTTCGAGGCCGCAGCGTGGAACTCAGCCGCCGCCCCGCAGGTCAGCCCGGTCGATGGCTCGATTGTGCCCGGCAGCGGCAATATCTTCAATGGCATCGTCCAATGCGGCGTCAACGGGGTTTATGCCGGCTGCATGAGCGGACATCTCTTCAATCCTGCTCCGCGAGTTGGTTTTGCCTACGATGTGTTCGGAAATGGCAAGCTTGCAGTGCGCGGCGGTTACGGTATCTTCTTTGAGCACACCAACGGCAACGAGAGCAACTCCGAATACCTCGAGGGCACCGCACCGCTCGTGCAGACTCCGGTTCGATCCAACTTCACAAGCTATAACGCCACTGGCGGCACGATCACGCAGTTCCCGCTCAGCTTCATCGCGATCCCCACTCATGCCGTATGGCCTTACGTCCAGCAATATAATTTGGCGGTCCAAGGCGAACTGCCGGGCCATACCACCATGCAAGTGGCCTATGTCGGCAGTCTCGGAAGGAAATTGCCGATGCGCCACGAGTACAACCAGTTGCAGCCGATACCGCTCTCTGAGAATCCGTACGGGCCGGGCCAGGTAATATCGGCGGCAGACTGCAGTAGTCTGGCGCTGGATAACACCGGAAATTATACGGGCACAGCAAACGGTCAAGTGGTGAGCGGAGACGTGGCAAACCACCTCGCCATTGCCTGCGGCAACACCCCCGACCCTTATCGTCCATTTGTCGGCATTAGCGGCATCACCCACTCCGAAAACATCGCGCAGTCGCAATATGACGCGCTGCAAATCGGAGTCAGCCATTACTTTGGCAGGCTGAACGGCAGTCTCGCTTACACTTATGGCCACTCGATCGATGATGCCTCCGATGGTGGCGCCGGGATTGAAGTTCCAAATGCCTATAATCCGCAGATGAGTCTCGCGTCTTCGAACTTCGATGAGACGCATGTGCTCGAAGCCAGCCTGGTCTACGATCTTCCCTTCTTCACCAAGCCGGGGCTCTTGCATTCGACACTCGGCGGATGGCAGATCTCCGATCTGACCGGCTTCCAAACTGGGACTCCGTTCAGCGTTACAAATTCAGTGAATGCCGACAACGCGGGAACTGGCAATTCTGTCACCAGCGTCCAGTCCTACCCAGACGTTATCGGGAACATCCACGGACCGGCAGCCATCCGGCATCCAGCCGGTCAACTCGGGCCTCGCCTGTATAACAGCGATGCCTACGCTCCTCCGCAAGGGCTTACCTACGGCGATGCAGGCCGCAACATCTTGCGCTTGCCCCACCGGACGAACTTCGACATGGGCCTCTTCAAGAACTTCGCCGTGCACGAAGACATGCACTTCGAGTTTCGCGCAGAAGCCTTCAATATCTTCAACCACACCCAATTCAGCGCCATCAACACGACCGCCTGCTATGGTGCTGCGAACTGCGCCGGTGACTCGTTCTTGACCGCGAGCGCCGCGCATAATGCCCGCATCTTGCAACTCGCTGGAAAATTTGTCTTCTAG
- a CDS encoding ROK family protein has translation MTPVSPDKESTSQMNPGPMSEAAAVIAIDIGGGSTKLALVNRKGAISGWHSFKTVASSGAALLERVVAASRRLQTQAEQPIAGISAAVAGFVTPQGELEYNPNLPWLERIPIAAILAGELGLDVLVDADSNAACVAEYIYGRGRGSERFLCLTGGTGLGVGMMVEGKLLRIAHGCMGDAGHVIVSPEGPACSCGGHGCAEAMLSTAVLAKRYAEIIGCKDAGFRAIVEDAQSNKPAALELLKEAGYWLGIASASLANIFFPDRIAVAGGLSQAGDALMISAQASFRSHGGQLPLTKASLVRSTTGEHATLLGAAASFFHPELL, from the coding sequence ATGACTCCAGTCTCGCCGGACAAGGAGAGCACATCGCAGATGAACCCGGGCCCCATGAGCGAGGCCGCAGCTGTCATTGCTATCGACATCGGCGGCGGCTCCACCAAACTCGCACTCGTGAATAGAAAAGGCGCAATCTCCGGCTGGCACTCTTTCAAAACAGTTGCGTCGAGCGGGGCTGCACTTCTCGAAAGAGTCGTGGCCGCCAGTCGCCGCCTCCAGACGCAGGCGGAACAGCCCATCGCCGGGATCAGCGCTGCGGTCGCCGGCTTTGTGACACCCCAGGGCGAACTGGAATATAACCCCAATCTGCCCTGGCTGGAGCGCATTCCGATCGCTGCTATCCTCGCCGGGGAGTTAGGTTTGGACGTCCTTGTCGATGCCGACTCAAATGCCGCCTGCGTTGCTGAGTACATCTATGGCCGTGGTCGTGGTTCCGAGCGATTTCTTTGCCTGACCGGAGGAACTGGCCTCGGCGTCGGCATGATGGTCGAAGGCAAATTGTTGCGGATCGCCCACGGCTGCATGGGCGATGCCGGGCACGTCATCGTTTCGCCGGAGGGGCCTGCTTGTAGTTGTGGCGGCCATGGTTGTGCTGAGGCCATGCTCTCAACCGCTGTCTTGGCCAAGCGCTACGCAGAGATCATCGGATGCAAAGATGCGGGCTTCCGTGCGATCGTTGAAGACGCACAATCGAACAAGCCGGCGGCCCTCGAGTTGCTGAAAGAAGCAGGCTACTGGCTCGGTATCGCTTCCGCTTCGCTGGCGAACATCTTCTTTCCCGATCGCATCGCCGTTGCTGGGGGACTTTCTCAAGCCGGGGATGCACTTATGATTTCTGCGCAAGCTTCTTTTCGCTCGCATGGTGGCCAGCTTCCTCTAACCAAAGCCTCCCTGGTGCGCTCAACCACTGGCGAACACGCGACCCTTCTAGGCGCTGCAGCATCCTTCTTCCACCCCGAGCTTTTATGA
- a CDS encoding glycoside hydrolase family 2 protein, with translation MWSRFVALPVLFAIGSSCLALSATLPLREGWELQSGCKTPSQGDAISTAGFDAKGWSTVNVPSTVLAAQVASGEFKDPYYSDNLRKIPGTTYPVGDNFSNLPMAADSPYRCSWWYRKQFNVPAAEKGSRLWLRFGGINYRANLWVNGKRIAEATQVAGAYRTYEFDVTESALPGKTNVVAVETFAPTETDLGINWVDWNPCPPDKDMGLTGAVDLVSSGPVTVRSPLVVTHITGSDGAAADLTAYVQLHNASTEAVKGNVLATIAGVSLKQAVELQPGEDKEILFDPQTYPELHLKHPALWWPYQMGSPHLETASVSFVTAGKVSDEQSVRFGIREVTSELTDKGFRLFKVNGKPILIRGAGWSQDMLLRENPQHLEQQFRLVEDMHLNTIRLEGKLETEHFFQLADEQGILVMLGWCCCDQWEHWDKWTAENHAVSTASLRSQMLRLRHHASLLVWLNGSDNPPPADVEKTYLDVESQTRWPNPILSSATQAPTTVTGKSGVKMTGPYDYVAPSYWLTDANRYGGAYGFNTETSPGPAIPTLSSLKKFIPASNIWPPDDIWSLHYGGEGFKKLTVYNEALEASYGPAKDLDDYLRVSQTMAYTGERAMFEAYGRNKYTSTGVIQWMLNNAWPSMIWHLYDYYLDAGGGYYGAKKACEPLHVQYSYDDHSVFVVNSDYHSAGKLNVSVELYDLHMQKLYSQQATVVPESDSSVKALTIPQEQFSDKSPIYFVELLLKDAQGATVSRNFYWVPSKLTEFAWEKTDYTHTPAVSHEDLTALRQLPKTKIESSLQVEKDGTWRVNLHNPSTALAFQVSVDAVDATGQDMSPMPWSDNYVELMPGETRTLSAKPPAANAGASIVVSGWNIPSETLKAAPQKSVPQNSAM, from the coding sequence ATGTGGTCTAGATTTGTCGCCCTGCCTGTGTTATTCGCCATCGGCTCCAGCTGCCTCGCTTTGTCTGCGACCCTTCCGTTACGGGAAGGCTGGGAACTCCAATCTGGCTGCAAGACTCCATCGCAAGGGGATGCTATCTCCACTGCCGGCTTCGACGCCAAGGGCTGGTCCACGGTCAATGTGCCGTCGACCGTCCTGGCTGCTCAGGTCGCCTCGGGAGAGTTCAAAGACCCTTACTACAGTGACAACCTCCGCAAGATTCCGGGAACGACTTACCCGGTCGGCGACAATTTTTCCAATCTGCCCATGGCCGCCGATAGCCCTTACCGCTGCAGCTGGTGGTACCGGAAGCAATTTAACGTGCCCGCCGCCGAGAAGGGAAGCAGACTCTGGCTGCGATTTGGCGGCATTAACTACCGGGCCAATCTGTGGGTCAACGGCAAGCGCATCGCCGAGGCGACCCAGGTGGCGGGTGCCTATCGCACGTATGAATTCGATGTTACCGAGAGCGCGCTTCCGGGGAAGACGAATGTCGTCGCGGTCGAGACTTTCGCTCCCACCGAAACCGATCTCGGCATCAACTGGGTCGACTGGAATCCCTGTCCGCCTGACAAAGACATGGGTCTCACTGGAGCCGTAGACTTGGTGAGCAGCGGTCCCGTAACCGTGCGCTCTCCGCTGGTAGTTACCCACATAACCGGCAGTGACGGAGCTGCCGCGGACCTTACCGCCTATGTGCAGCTGCACAACGCTTCTACCGAAGCGGTCAAAGGGAACGTTCTTGCAACCATCGCCGGCGTGTCATTGAAACAGGCGGTCGAGTTACAACCCGGCGAAGACAAGGAAATCCTCTTCGATCCGCAGACTTACCCAGAGCTACACCTCAAGCACCCAGCACTCTGGTGGCCGTATCAGATGGGCTCGCCTCACCTTGAGACAGCGTCGGTCTCCTTTGTAACCGCTGGAAAAGTCTCCGACGAGCAGTCAGTGCGGTTCGGTATTCGGGAAGTTACTTCAGAATTGACGGACAAAGGCTTTCGCCTATTCAAAGTCAACGGCAAGCCGATTCTGATTCGCGGTGCGGGGTGGTCCCAGGACATGCTCCTACGCGAGAATCCGCAGCACCTGGAACAGCAGTTTCGACTCGTCGAAGATATGCACCTGAACACTATCCGTCTCGAAGGGAAGTTAGAGACCGAACATTTTTTCCAGTTGGCAGATGAACAGGGGATTCTCGTGATGCTCGGCTGGTGCTGTTGCGATCAGTGGGAGCACTGGGACAAGTGGACCGCGGAAAATCACGCCGTCTCGACAGCCTCGCTGCGCTCCCAAATGTTGCGACTGCGCCATCACGCCAGCCTGCTCGTATGGCTCAACGGCAGCGATAACCCTCCTCCGGCAGATGTGGAGAAAACCTATCTTGATGTCGAATCTCAAACCCGTTGGCCAAATCCCATCCTGTCTTCCGCCACGCAAGCTCCTACAACGGTGACCGGGAAGAGCGGTGTCAAGATGACGGGTCCTTACGACTACGTCGCGCCGTCCTATTGGCTCACAGATGCGAACCGCTACGGCGGAGCCTACGGCTTCAATACCGAAACCAGTCCCGGCCCGGCGATCCCGACCTTAAGCAGCTTGAAGAAGTTCATTCCTGCAAGCAATATCTGGCCTCCAGACGATATCTGGTCTTTGCACTACGGAGGCGAGGGATTCAAGAAGCTTACCGTTTACAACGAAGCACTCGAGGCGAGCTATGGCCCGGCGAAAGACCTCGACGACTATCTTCGCGTCTCGCAAACCATGGCTTACACCGGCGAACGGGCCATGTTCGAAGCCTATGGCAGGAATAAGTACACTTCGACCGGAGTTATCCAATGGATGCTCAACAACGCTTGGCCATCGATGATCTGGCACTTGTATGACTACTATCTCGATGCCGGCGGCGGATACTACGGCGCCAAGAAAGCCTGCGAGCCCCTCCATGTGCAATATTCGTATGACGATCACAGCGTCTTCGTTGTGAACAGCGACTATCATTCGGCCGGCAAGCTGAATGTCAGCGTGGAACTCTACGATTTGCATATGCAAAAGCTGTATTCTCAGCAGGCGACGGTTGTTCCTGAATCCGACTCGTCTGTGAAAGCTTTGACAATTCCGCAAGAGCAATTCTCCGACAAGTCTCCGATCTATTTTGTCGAGCTGCTGCTCAAAGATGCGCAAGGAGCTACCGTCTCCCGGAACTTCTACTGGGTACCGTCGAAACTCACCGAGTTCGCATGGGAGAAAACCGACTACACTCATACGCCTGCCGTGAGTCATGAGGACCTTACTGCGTTGAGGCAATTGCCGAAGACCAAAATCGAATCTTCCCTGCAGGTTGAGAAGGATGGTACCTGGCGGGTCAACCTGCATAACCCTTCGACGGCGTTGGCCTTCCAGGTGAGCGTGGATGCAGTGGATGCAACCGGGCAGGATATGAGCCCCATGCCTTGGTCGGATAACTATGTCGAGCTGATGCCCGGAGAAACACGCACCCTTAGCGCCAAGCCGCCAGCTGCGAACGCCGGCGCTTCCATTGTGGTCTCCGGATGGAACATCCCTTCGGAAACCTTGAAGGCGGCCCCTCAAAAAAGCGTGCCTCAAAACAGCGCTATGTAG
- a CDS encoding Gfo/Idh/MocA family protein, whose product MRNISRRNFLGYSAAASGALLFPRWASGQTTPKPSDKLTVACIGVGSQGLRVMLDLLRIPEVQLVAVCDVNRQSSDYLDWGPHELRDKVRLLLQEPGWGTGLTGPTAGREVAQSITNAFYAKDAGKSRYAGCTAYEDFRELLSKEKDLDAVVISTPDHWHAVIAIAAMRAGKHVYSQKPMAHTVGEARQMAKVAQETKRATQVSIFNSQTADSKRVIDLVQSGAIGAVQRVDIWTTRASAFWKQGLNTPATADPIPAGLNWDMWLGPAPSRPYNHAYLPFVWRAWYDYGCGAIGDMGEYGFDTIFRALDLGAADRVDASSTELFPDCYPVASRLNYNFPARAGKPSVELHWYDGGIKPERPDGFPVDAQMSVGGEGVMYSGDRGKLLTGYMASSPRMFSSNGGLAAPLPALTQANEPFQPLRPELGPTATSANLAHYYEWIHACHGGPPASANYAFEAPIVESLMLGNIAIRTQELLEWDPESFRLTQGSERASSLLMPQYRAPWAAS is encoded by the coding sequence ATGCGGAACATCAGTCGTCGCAACTTCCTCGGTTATAGCGCAGCTGCCTCGGGCGCGCTTCTTTTCCCTCGTTGGGCCAGTGGCCAAACTACACCAAAGCCGAGTGACAAGCTGACAGTCGCCTGCATCGGCGTGGGCTCCCAGGGTTTGCGGGTGATGCTGGACCTCTTGCGCATCCCCGAGGTACAGCTGGTTGCCGTGTGCGATGTGAACCGGCAGAGCAGCGACTATCTTGATTGGGGCCCTCACGAGCTTCGCGACAAGGTTCGACTGCTACTCCAGGAGCCTGGCTGGGGCACGGGATTGACCGGCCCCACTGCCGGCCGTGAGGTGGCTCAATCTATCACGAACGCCTTCTATGCCAAGGACGCAGGCAAGTCGCGCTACGCTGGTTGCACTGCGTATGAGGATTTCCGCGAGCTGCTCAGCAAAGAGAAGGACCTCGATGCAGTCGTCATCAGCACGCCCGATCACTGGCATGCAGTGATTGCCATTGCCGCGATGCGCGCCGGGAAACATGTGTATAGCCAGAAGCCGATGGCGCATACGGTCGGCGAGGCAAGGCAGATGGCCAAGGTGGCTCAGGAGACCAAGCGGGCGACGCAGGTTTCCATCTTTAACTCACAAACCGCCGACTCGAAAAGGGTGATCGACCTGGTACAGAGCGGAGCAATTGGCGCGGTCCAGCGCGTGGATATCTGGACCACACGAGCTTCGGCATTCTGGAAGCAGGGGCTCAACACGCCGGCGACGGCCGATCCGATCCCTGCCGGATTGAACTGGGATATGTGGCTTGGGCCAGCACCATCCCGGCCCTACAACCACGCCTATCTGCCGTTCGTCTGGCGCGCGTGGTACGACTATGGCTGCGGCGCAATCGGGGACATGGGTGAATACGGCTTCGATACCATCTTCCGTGCGCTCGATCTCGGGGCCGCCGATCGCGTCGATGCCAGTTCCACGGAGCTCTTCCCGGATTGTTACCCGGTAGCTTCGCGGCTGAACTACAACTTCCCTGCCAGAGCCGGCAAGCCGTCCGTCGAGCTTCATTGGTATGACGGAGGCATTAAGCCAGAGCGGCCTGATGGTTTCCCAGTAGATGCGCAGATGAGTGTCGGCGGTGAGGGGGTCATGTACAGCGGAGATCGCGGCAAGCTGCTCACCGGCTACATGGCGTCGTCGCCTCGGATGTTCTCTTCAAATGGCGGCCTGGCTGCGCCGTTGCCGGCGTTGACCCAGGCGAACGAGCCCTTTCAGCCGCTGCGCCCTGAGCTTGGACCGACCGCGACATCAGCCAACTTAGCGCATTATTACGAGTGGATCCACGCGTGTCATGGAGGACCCCCAGCCAGTGCTAATTACGCCTTCGAAGCACCGATCGTGGAGAGCCTGATGCTGGGGAACATCGCCATCCGAACCCAGGAGCTGTTGGAGTGGGACCCCGAAAGCTTCCGCCTGACCCAGGGTTCCGAGCGCGCCAGTAGTTTGTTGATGCCCCAATATCGCGCGCCCTGGGCAGCGAGCTGA
- a CDS encoding tetratricopeptide repeat protein translates to MKRTTRLGALLPVLLYGVLLRPSNAAGELILLASEQANSASTNDPAALFRLGKQAMQTGQLTIAEEDFRRVIALDPKSGAAHVNLGVTYMRLKRWDDALSEFRRAEELSPGQPGIELNIGLAYYRRNDFASAIEPFSHALERMPDPSQARYLLGLCYFFTNKYKEATDTLAPLWEKESANLNYLYVLSIAASKSSNAALQQQAFERMLAIGQNTPEFHLYIGKAWLAEDDTDKALNEFKQAASMRPDLPLVHYFLGRTYLEQHAFSQAEAELRKDIAIEPDFAYTYEDLGIMFAQLDQPAKAEQAFLQAIERNSSLVNSYFGLAKLYRGQGRYSQALEMLDHAIPLAPQSASLHYTRGQVLAHLGQTAKAHAEFDTSAKLLKSFNDRLQLDPSGDRSADAQDAAQQ, encoded by the coding sequence GTGAAACGCACAACCCGCCTCGGTGCATTGCTGCCGGTGCTGCTCTATGGCGTCTTGTTGCGTCCCTCGAACGCGGCTGGGGAATTGATCCTACTGGCAAGCGAACAAGCCAATAGCGCGTCAACCAATGATCCGGCGGCGCTTTTTCGACTGGGCAAGCAGGCGATGCAAACTGGCCAGCTGACAATCGCCGAAGAGGACTTCCGGCGGGTCATCGCTCTCGATCCAAAATCTGGAGCGGCTCACGTCAACCTTGGCGTCACTTACATGCGATTGAAGCGCTGGGATGACGCACTGAGTGAGTTCCGCCGGGCAGAGGAGCTATCGCCCGGTCAACCCGGTATTGAATTGAACATCGGACTCGCCTACTACCGCAGAAACGACTTCGCCTCAGCGATCGAACCATTCTCCCATGCCTTGGAGCGAATGCCCGACCCGAGCCAGGCCAGATATCTGCTGGGGCTGTGTTACTTCTTCACCAACAAGTACAAAGAAGCGACTGACACCCTCGCGCCCCTGTGGGAAAAGGAATCTGCCAATCTCAACTATCTCTACGTCCTTAGTATCGCGGCCAGTAAGTCTTCGAACGCCGCACTCCAGCAGCAGGCCTTTGAGCGCATGCTCGCCATCGGACAAAACACTCCGGAGTTTCACCTCTACATTGGCAAGGCGTGGCTCGCTGAAGACGACACTGATAAGGCGTTGAATGAGTTTAAGCAGGCTGCATCGATGCGGCCGGATCTTCCCCTTGTGCACTACTTCCTGGGGCGCACTTACCTCGAGCAGCATGCGTTTTCGCAGGCCGAAGCCGAACTGCGAAAGGACATTGCCATCGAGCCCGACTTCGCCTACACCTACGAAGATCTAGGCATCATGTTCGCCCAGCTCGATCAGCCAGCGAAAGCGGAACAGGCCTTTCTGCAGGCGATCGAACGCAACAGTTCGCTGGTGAATTCGTACTTCGGCCTTGCCAAACTCTATCGCGGCCAAGGCCGCTATTCTCAGGCACTGGAGATGCTGGATCATGCCATCCCTCTGGCGCCGCAAAGCGCCAGCCTGCATTACACCCGCGGCCAGGTGCTCGCCCATCTCGGTCAAACCGCCAAGGCGCATGCAGAATTCGACACCTCGGCGAAGCTGCTCAAATCCTTCAACGATCGACTGCAGCTCGATCCTTCGGGCGACCGCTCTGCGGATGCCCAGGACGCTGCCCAGCAGTAA